From a single Miscanthus floridulus cultivar M001 chromosome 8, ASM1932011v1, whole genome shotgun sequence genomic region:
- the LOC136473185 gene encoding probable carboxylesterase 13: protein MPSEEVCGLVFASPSLMAGSFSSALLLLLNMAGALLAPPSLPSGPASVGTSTSASADGGGDDGDVDFFFFPFLVLYKSGRVQRFMGTDTVPASTDPATGVASRDVVVDAAAGLAVRLYLPPSLATNRTGTAGTDDDGGGGGSGSNRLPLLVFYHGGAFVTESAFSPTYHRYLNALVSRARVLVVSVEYHLAPEHRLPTAYDDARAALRWALANARAGTGTTGTDPWLSRHADPARMFLAGDSAGGNIAHYVALHAGREGLGDGGAAATTIRGLALLDPYFWGKRPVPSETTDKDTRRWRERTWSFVCGGRYGIDDPVINPVAMPREEWRRLPCSRVLVTVAGLDMLSARGRAYVHALRASGWPGEAELYETPGEYHVYFLNKPDSEKAAKEMEVLVNFINGDQVSNTASRMDA from the coding sequence ATGCCTTCCGAGGAAGTTTGCGGCCTGGTTTTCGCTTCGCCTTCACTCATGGCGGGGAGCTTCTCGTCcgcgctgctgctcctgctcaacATGGCGGGCGCGTTGCTCGCCCCGCCCTCTCTTCCTTCCGGCCCGGCCTCCGTGGGCACCAGCACCAGCGCCAGCGCCGACGGCGGCGGGGACGACGGGGACGtcgacttcttcttcttcccgttCCTGGTCCTCTACAAGAGCGGCCGCGTGCAGCGCTTCATGGGCACGGACACCGTGCCGGCCTCCACGGACCCGGCCACCGGCGTCGCCTCGAGAGACGTCGTCGTCGACGCCGCCGCGGGCCTCGCCGTGCGCCTCTACCTGCCTCCTAGCCTCGCCACCAACCGCACGGGCACGGCAGGGacggacgacgacggcggcggcggtggaagcgGAAGCAACAGGCTGCCGCTCCTCGTGTTCTACCACGGCGGCGCCTTCGTCACGGAGTCGGCCTTCTCGCCGACGTACCACCGGTACCTGAACGCGCTGGTGTCCAGGGCCCGGGTGCTCGTCGTGTCCGTCGAGTACCACCTCGCGCCCGAGCACCGCCTCCCGACGGCGTACGACGACGCGAGGGCGGCGCTCCGGTGGGCGCTCGCCAACGCGCGGGCCGGGACCGGGACGACCGGGACGGACCCCTGGCTGTCGCGCCACGCCGACCCGGCGCGGATGTTCCTGGCCGGCGACAGCGCCGGCGGCAACATCGCGCACTACGTGGCGCTGCACGCGGGGCGGGAGGGCCTGGGcgacggcggcgccgccgccacgACCATCCGGGGCCTCGCGCTGCTCGACCCCTACTTCTGGGGGAAGCGCCCCGTGCCGTCGGAGACCACCGACAAGGACACGCGGCGGTGGCGCGAGCGCACGTGGAGCTTCGTGTGCGGCGGCCGCTACGGGATCGATGACCCGGTGATCAACCCGGTGGCCATGCCGCGGGAGGAGTGGCGCCGGCTCCCCTGCTCGCGCGTGCTGGTCACCGTGGCGGGGCTGGACATGCTCAGCGCCAGGGGCCGTGCGTACGTCCACGCACTCAGGGCCAGCGGTTGGCCCGGCGAGGCGGAACTGTACGAGACGCCCGGCGAGTATCACGTCTACTTCCTTAACAAGCCCGACAGCGAGAAGGCGGCGAAGGAGATGGAGGTTCTAGTGAACTTCATCAATGGCGATCAAGTGAGCAACACAGCTTCAAGAATGGACGCCTGA